From Candidatus Culexarchaeum yellowstonense:
GAAGTTGTCATCAAAGTTGGGGAGCTACAGCAAATAGATGTTGAAATATTCAAATTCGCACTATCAGAACTGAAAAAGGAAAATAATATGGAAAATGTGGAATTCAAAATAGAGATTGATGAAGCGGAAATGATGTGTAGGAAGTGTGGGTATAAGTGGAAGTTTAGAAGTGAAGGTTTAAGTGAAGATGTTAAAGAAGCCATACACTTCATACCTGAAGTGGCCC
This genomic window contains:
- a CDS encoding hydrogenase/urease maturation nickel metallochaperone HypA — encoded protein: MHEWALAEAVIMSTLRIAKERGLREIREVVIKVGELQQIDVEIFKFALSELKKENNMENVEFKIEIDEAEMMCRKCGYKWKFRSEGLSEDVKEAIHFIPEVA